In Dyadobacter subterraneus, a single genomic region encodes these proteins:
- a CDS encoding efflux RND transporter periplasmic adaptor subunit translates to MKKHYFAGMAVLPLSLLATLTLLSGCGAKEEKKIKSDAVKVSILEIQNHGYSEELSFSGTIQAENSVQIGFSVPGTVQAVKVNEGQHVNAGQLLATIDETEYANALLIANAGLEQAEDLFNRLNGLYQKGSLPAKDFIDIKTKLAQAKANKNLSVKRVSDTKLYAPMSGIITAKSVERGAMAAPGVPAFTIIKTDLVYAQVTVPESEIGKVVKGQTAKVFVSTLNQELTGKIAIINPQADPVTKSYSVKVQLKNPGRKLLPGMITQTKISTGKSVEAITIPSTAVVRDADDITYVFVAASNQKVVRKRITASGVQGNDVIISDGLKQGDKVVVAGQTRLKDGSSVTM, encoded by the coding sequence ATGAAAAAACATTACTTCGCAGGTATGGCTGTTCTGCCGCTCTCCCTCCTTGCGACATTGACCTTATTATCCGGCTGCGGGGCCAAAGAAGAAAAGAAAATAAAATCAGATGCCGTAAAAGTATCTATACTGGAAATTCAAAATCACGGGTATTCCGAGGAGCTTAGCTTTTCGGGTACAATCCAGGCCGAAAATTCGGTTCAGATCGGATTTTCAGTACCCGGCACCGTTCAGGCTGTTAAGGTAAATGAAGGTCAGCATGTCAATGCAGGCCAACTTTTAGCCACAATTGATGAAACCGAATATGCCAACGCACTCTTAATTGCTAACGCAGGTCTTGAACAAGCGGAAGATTTATTTAACCGACTGAACGGGCTGTACCAAAAAGGAAGTTTACCAGCGAAAGATTTTATTGATATAAAAACAAAACTTGCGCAGGCAAAGGCAAATAAAAACTTGTCTGTAAAGCGTGTTTCCGACACGAAGTTATACGCGCCCATGTCGGGAATTATCACAGCCAAATCCGTTGAGCGAGGCGCTATGGCCGCGCCTGGAGTTCCGGCATTTACAATTATTAAAACAGATCTGGTATATGCGCAGGTGACAGTTCCGGAAAGTGAAATTGGAAAAGTTGTGAAAGGTCAGACAGCAAAAGTTTTCGTATCGACACTTAATCAGGAGCTTACCGGAAAAATTGCAATTATCAATCCTCAGGCAGACCCGGTAACAAAATCATATTCAGTAAAAGTGCAACTGAAAAACCCCGGCAGAAAGCTGCTTCCCGGCATGATCACGCAAACTAAAATTTCCACAGGAAAATCGGTAGAAGCGATCACCATACCCTCAACCGCCGTGGTCCGGGATGCAGATGATATTACTTACGTCTTTGTAGCGGCATCGAATCAAAAAGTTGTCAGAAAAAGAATTACCGCCAGTGGCGTTCAGGGAAATGATGTGATTATCTCAGATGGCTTAAAGCAGGGCGACAAAGTTGTTGTGGCCGGCCAGACGCGTCTGAAAGACGGCTCTTCGGTGACGATGTAA
- a CDS encoding helix-turn-helix domain-containing protein gives MKHTIHKHKELLQDLTIEVNDVTNGFAVKINDQIKKEAFTNEHFRSDYIIMCLVNSGNLTISLDLKKFDIPANGFIFASPNNLKQFLHASENARVTLVSFTGDFLNKIGISTLKPELFEYFSSQLSPYWQLDEKAAEVVRTLIQDLERRNHAAKIHPFGKELLFSSFQTFLYEVAGLSKIYSEPVSAYVSRKENIVMEFLQLAQKHISKHRTVTTYAEMLSLTPKYLTETVKEITGKNAGEMIDDLVMLEAKYLLNNPSLSIGQVTDLLNFSDQSFFGKFFKRHQGISPKAYRKSL, from the coding sequence ATGAAACATACTATCCACAAACATAAAGAGCTCCTGCAAGACCTTACAATTGAAGTGAACGACGTAACCAATGGGTTTGCAGTTAAAATTAATGATCAGATAAAAAAAGAAGCTTTTACCAATGAGCATTTTCGGTCCGATTACATTATTATGTGCCTGGTTAATTCCGGTAACCTGACTATCAGCCTGGATTTGAAGAAATTCGATATTCCCGCCAACGGATTTATTTTTGCATCACCCAACAACCTTAAACAATTCCTGCACGCCAGCGAGAATGCAAGGGTTACGCTCGTTAGTTTTACAGGGGATTTTTTAAACAAAATCGGGATTTCGACTCTAAAACCTGAGCTGTTCGAGTATTTTTCCAGCCAGCTTTCTCCCTATTGGCAACTCGACGAGAAAGCCGCGGAGGTGGTCCGCACCCTGATTCAGGATCTTGAACGCCGAAATCATGCGGCCAAAATACATCCATTTGGAAAAGAGTTACTGTTCAGCTCATTTCAGACTTTCCTGTATGAGGTTGCCGGATTAAGTAAAATTTATTCTGAGCCGGTAAGCGCTTATGTTTCAAGGAAAGAAAACATTGTTATGGAGTTTTTACAACTTGCTCAAAAGCACATTTCCAAACACAGAACCGTGACCACTTATGCTGAAATGCTAAGCCTGACACCTAAATACTTAACGGAAACTGTCAAGGAGATTACCGGCAAGAATGCCGGCGAAATGATTGACGATCTGGTAATGCTGGAAGCCAAATATCTGTTGAATAATCCCTCGTTGAGTATTGGACAGGTCACAGACCTTCTAAATTTTAGTGATCAGTCTTTTTTTGGAAAATTCTTCAAACGCCACCAGGGTATATCGCCAAAAGCATATCGAAAATCGCTCTGA